From a region of the Corallococcus coralloides DSM 2259 genome:
- a CDS encoding cytochrome c3 family protein, which translates to MAPLFRPGTDSVLRAVIALALGVPAVALAGLLLLARNPLGRGSFTPREQPLPFDHRHHVGDEGIPCGYCHEGAWRSPVAGVPPTQRCLGCHAQVWNGSARLEPVRASGFDGTALPWNRVHALPDYVWFSHQIHVNKGVGCVTCHGRVDTMPAVQQVAPLTMGWCLDCHRDPTPWLRPVSEVANLTWHPPGDPRETGRAVQAALGVSPRTDCNTCHF; encoded by the coding sequence ATGGCTCCGCTGTTCCGCCCGGGGACCGACTCGGTGCTGCGGGCGGTCATCGCCCTGGCCCTGGGTGTGCCCGCGGTGGCTCTGGCGGGCCTGCTGCTCCTCGCGCGCAACCCGCTGGGTCGGGGCTCGTTCACGCCTCGCGAGCAGCCGCTCCCGTTCGACCACCGCCACCACGTGGGCGACGAGGGCATCCCGTGCGGCTACTGCCATGAGGGCGCGTGGCGCTCGCCGGTGGCGGGAGTGCCGCCCACGCAGCGCTGCCTGGGGTGCCATGCGCAGGTGTGGAACGGGAGTGCCCGGCTGGAGCCGGTGCGCGCCAGCGGCTTCGACGGCACGGCGCTTCCGTGGAACCGGGTGCACGCGCTGCCGGACTACGTCTGGTTCAGCCATCAGATCCACGTGAACAAGGGCGTGGGCTGCGTCACCTGCCACGGACGCGTGGACACCATGCCAGCGGTGCAGCAGGTGGCGCCGCTCACCATGGGCTGGTGCCTCGACTGTCACCGCGACCCGACGCCATGGCTGCGCCCCGTGTCCGAGGTCGCGAACCTCACGTGGCATCCACCCGGAGACCCGAGGGAGACGGGCCGCGCGGTGCAGGCCGCGCTCGGTGTGTCCCCTCGCACGGATTGCAACACATGCCACTTCTGA
- a CDS encoding protein kinase, producing MSVLPFASRLPAFAPLHPLGRGPLGEWVSLVWPLEQDAADARPLVVKTFLLASGLAPETRRPLEEALTRAVPLRHPGIARLHGFQVDVRDTLTVVSDYVPGCSLATARRRVLGRCGRPSEAFVCHVGAEVAGALQAAHDARVVHGDVHAHRIRVGPRGEVTLTDFGLRPARPLLRRFTSPSRPDVVELPVCEDAVDSPVEAREDLRALGRVLLELVSGNTVVPEDAAGVDAALGGVSPALRDVLRGMLLEARGADTAAGLQAALRDCMGRGVEGNGPESVVRELAALPGSGPLSPVDVYVGAASVMTASVSMRGRTLPS from the coding sequence ATGTCCGTGCTTCCGTTCGCATCCCGGCTGCCCGCGTTCGCCCCCCTGCATCCGCTGGGGAGAGGCCCGTTGGGCGAGTGGGTGTCCCTGGTGTGGCCGCTGGAGCAGGACGCGGCGGACGCGCGCCCGCTGGTGGTGAAGACGTTCCTCCTGGCGTCGGGCCTGGCGCCGGAGACGCGGCGCCCGCTGGAGGAGGCGCTGACGCGGGCGGTGCCGCTGAGGCATCCGGGCATCGCGAGGCTCCACGGCTTCCAGGTGGACGTGCGCGACACGCTGACGGTGGTGTCGGACTACGTCCCGGGCTGTTCGCTGGCCACGGCGCGCAGGCGGGTGCTGGGGCGGTGCGGGCGGCCGTCGGAAGCGTTCGTGTGTCACGTGGGCGCGGAGGTGGCGGGAGCGCTGCAGGCCGCGCATGACGCGCGCGTGGTGCACGGAGACGTGCATGCGCACCGCATCCGCGTGGGGCCTCGGGGCGAGGTGACGCTGACGGACTTCGGGCTCAGGCCCGCGCGTCCGCTGCTGCGCCGGTTCACGTCGCCGTCGCGGCCGGACGTGGTGGAGCTGCCCGTGTGCGAGGACGCGGTGGACTCGCCGGTGGAGGCGCGGGAGGACCTGCGCGCGCTGGGGCGGGTGTTGTTGGAGCTGGTCTCCGGGAACACGGTGGTTCCGGAGGACGCGGCCGGGGTGGACGCGGCGCTGGGGGGAGTGTCGCCCGCGCTGCGGGACGTGCTGCGCGGGATGCTGCTGGAGGCGCGCGGGGCGGACACCGCCGCGGGGCTCCAGGCGGCGCTGCGCGACTGCATGGGGCGCGGCGTGGAGGGCAACGGGCCGGAGTCGGTGGTGCGCGAGCTGGCGGCGCTGCCGGGCTCGGGGCCGCTGTCGCCGGTGGACGTGTACGTGGGCGCGGCGTCGGTGATGACGGCCTCCGTGTCCATGCGCGGGCGCACGCTGCCGTCCTGA
- a CDS encoding SDR family NAD(P)-dependent oxidoreductase, producing MARHEDLRGQVAIVTGASSGVGWQSALRLAEAGVRLCVTARRQAALERLRVEVLQRGGECLVSDGDVTVAEDVERVVRECVAHYGRVDLLVNAAAVQSYGYFDQLPWEHITRVFDVACFGYFRFARAVLPHFRRQGHGHLLNVQSMLAAGSAPLLSAYASAKHATLGWAQSLELELAGTGIHVSNVMVPSVSTPMFDHAPTMLGWRPVPVPPTYDVDLVARAVVRLAKRPGRTSVPAFLQGRLMLWLNGLAPSVGKAVLSRFGVQMQTTDMPLDRPEGNLFIPVEEGVGPRGSVPPTPAWKRFTATLGLAALTGGVVGGAVLGARGLLRAAR from the coding sequence ATGGCGCGTCACGAGGACTTGAGGGGACAGGTGGCCATCGTCACGGGCGCGTCGAGCGGCGTGGGCTGGCAGTCCGCGCTGCGGCTGGCGGAGGCCGGCGTGCGGCTGTGTGTCACCGCTCGGCGCCAGGCGGCCCTGGAGCGGCTGCGAGTGGAGGTGCTCCAGCGCGGCGGCGAGTGCCTGGTGAGTGACGGCGACGTCACGGTGGCCGAGGACGTGGAGCGCGTGGTGCGCGAGTGCGTGGCGCACTACGGCCGCGTGGACCTCCTGGTGAACGCGGCGGCGGTGCAGTCCTACGGCTACTTCGACCAGCTGCCCTGGGAGCACATCACGCGCGTGTTCGACGTGGCGTGCTTCGGCTACTTCCGCTTCGCGCGCGCGGTGCTGCCGCACTTCCGCAGGCAGGGCCATGGCCACCTGCTCAACGTGCAGTCCATGCTGGCCGCGGGGTCCGCGCCGCTGTTGTCCGCGTACGCCTCCGCGAAGCACGCGACGCTGGGGTGGGCGCAGTCCCTGGAGCTGGAGCTGGCCGGCACGGGCATCCACGTGTCCAACGTGATGGTGCCGTCCGTGTCCACGCCCATGTTCGACCACGCGCCCACGATGCTGGGGTGGAGGCCCGTGCCGGTGCCGCCCACGTACGACGTGGACCTGGTGGCCCGCGCGGTGGTGCGGCTGGCGAAGCGGCCGGGCCGCACGTCGGTGCCGGCGTTCCTCCAGGGGCGGCTGATGCTGTGGCTCAACGGCCTGGCGCCGTCCGTGGGCAAGGCGGTGCTCTCCCGCTTCGGCGTCCAGATGCAGACGACGGACATGCCGCTGGACAGGCCCGAGGGCAACCTCTTCATCCCCGTGGAGGAAGGCGTGGGCCCCCGGGGCAGCGTGCCGCCGACGCCCGCGTGGAAGCGCTTCACCGCGACGCTGGGACTGGCCGCGCTCACGGGCGGTGTGGTGGGCGGCGCGGTGCTGGGCGCGCGCGGCCTGCTGCGCGCGGCGCGCTGA